One region of Etheostoma spectabile isolate EspeVRDwgs_2016 chromosome 21, UIUC_Espe_1.0, whole genome shotgun sequence genomic DNA includes:
- the LOC116670816 gene encoding LOW QUALITY PROTEIN: ATP-dependent RNA helicase DHX8-like (The sequence of the model RefSeq protein was modified relative to this genomic sequence to represent the inferred CDS: deleted 2 bases in 1 codon), whose translation MAALDEIKRLEYLSLVSKVCTELENHLGISEKDLAEFIISLAEKHPTFEEFKAALLKNGADFTDTFVGNLLRLIQTMRAPPSTSKAHQPTSEKDKLKEKFPALCKPDDPVRMFPPRHTGKDDKQVAAAAMKELEMLMPNFCGTSSDNSNLPSDRSRDTDKQTGCQQSRSRSRSRDREEETNPKPKRKRVSRWSDHPPSPRRDDDNINNNSSSSSSNINNNNKDNRDSNCLRGRLVDRPPPEDPVVGDIYNGKISSIMQFGCFVQLEGLRKRLEGLVHISELRKEGRIANVADVVTKGQKVKVKVLSFTGTKASLSMKDVNQETGEDLNPNRRRNLETAVGDEVMRNPDRPVEASVVDTEENPTERKRLSKITDLEKWEIKQMIAANVLPKEEFPEFDEETGILPKIDDDEDIELEIDLVEEEPPFLRGQTKWSTTMSPVKIVKNPDGSLSQAAMMQSALAKERRELKQAIRAAELDAIPTGLHKNWIDPMPDYEGRQIAANMRGIGAMPVDLPEWKRYAFGGNQVSYGKKTELSILQQRESLPIFKLKAELVQAVHDNQILIVVGETGSGKTTQITQYLAEAGYTSRGKIGCTQPRRVAAMSVAKRVSEEYGCCLGQEVGYTIRFEDCTSTETVIKYMTHGMLQRECLLDPDMSQYSLIMLDEAHERTIHTDVLFGLLKKTIQKRKDLKLIVSSATLDAVKFSQYFYEAPIFTIPGRTFPVEVLYTKEPETDYMDASLITVMQIHLTEPPGDVLVFLTGQEEIDTACEILYERMKSLGPNVPELIILPVYSALPSEMQTRIFDPAPLGSRKVIIATNIAETSLTIDGIYYVVDPGFVKQIVYNSKTGIDQLVVTPISQAQAKQRSGRAGRTGPGKCYRLYTERAYRDEMLTXXXXXNVPEIQRTNLASTVLSLKAMGINDLLAFNFMDPPPMETLITAMEQLYTXXXLDDEGLLTRLGRRMAEFPLEPMLCKMLIXXXXHLGCSEEMLTIVSMLSVQNIFYRPKDKQAQADQKKTKFFQLEGDHLTLLAVYNSWKNNKFSNPWCFENFIQARSLKRAQDIRKQMMSIMDRHKLDVVSCGAATVRVQKAICSGFFRNTARKHPHDGYRTLIDQQVVYLHPSSTLFNRQPEWLVYHELVLTTXXXXREVTTIDPRWLVEFAPAFYRVADPTRLSRQKRQQKLEPLYNRYEEPNAWRISRAFRRR comes from the exons ATGGCTGCTTTAGACGAAATAAAACGTCTTGAATATTTATCTTTGGTGTCAAAGGTGTGCACGGAGTTGGAGAATCATCTAGGAATAAGCGAAAAAGATCTGG CTGAATTTATCATCAGCCTGGCCGAAAAACACCCAACATTTGAGGAATTCAAAGCAGCTCTGTTAAAAAATGGAGCAGATTTTACA gACACCTTTGTTGGTAACTTACTTAGACTTATTCAAACCATGCGAGCCCCACCATCTACAAGTAAAG CTCATCAGCCAACAAGTGAGAAGGACAAGCTGAAAGAGAAATTCCCTGCCTTATGTAAACCAGATGATCCTGTGAGGATG TTTCCACCACGCCACACAGGTAAAGATGATAAGCAGGTTGCAGCAGCAGCCATGAAGGAGCTGGAGATGCTCATGCCTAACTTTTGTGGAACAAGCTCCGATAATag CAATTTGCCCAGTGACAGAAGTCGAGACACAGACAAGCAGACTGGATGTCAGCAAAGTCGTTCTCGCTCAAGATCAAGAGATCGGGAAGAAGAAACTAACCCTAAGCCCAAAAGGAAACGAGTGTCTCGCTGGAGTGACCATCCACCCAGCCCTCGCAGAGACGAtgacaacatcaacaacaacagcagcagcagcagcagcaacatcaacaacaacaacaaggataACAGAGACTCTAACTGTTTGCGTGGTAGACTTGTGGATCGCCCTCCGCCAGAGGACCCTGTTGTGGGTGACATCTACAACGGCAAAATCAGCAGTATTATGCAATTTGGATGTTTTGTGCAGTTAGAGGGCCTCAG GAAACGCTTGGAAGGCCTAGTGCACATCTCAGAACTGCGCAAAGAAGGACGTATAGCCAATGTGGCTGACGTGGTCACCAAAGGCCAAAAGGTGAAGGTCAAAGTGCTGTCCTTCACTGGAACCAAAGCCAGCCTCAGCATGAAG GATGTCAACCAAGAGACGGGGGAGGACCTGAACCCCAATCGGAGAAGAAATCTGGAGACTGCAGTCGGAGACGAAGTCATGAGGAACCCCGACCGCCCTGTTGAAGCCAGCGTGGTGGACACGGAGGAAAACCCAACAGAACGCAAACGGCTTTCCAAGATAACTGACCttgaaaaatgggaaattaaacAG ATGATTGCAGCCAACGTACTTCCTAAAGAAGAATTCCCAGAATTTGACGAGGAGACGGGAATCCTTCCTAAAATAGATGATGATGAAG ATATAGAATTAGAGATTGATCTAGTCGAAGAGGAACCACCATTCCTGAGGGGACAGACTAAATGGAGCACGACCATGAGCCCAGTCAAAATAGTAAAG AATCCAGACGGCTCCCTGTCCCAAGCAGCCATGATGCAGAGCGCTCTTgcgaaggagaggagagagctgAAGCAGGCCATTCGCGCGGCAGAGTTGGACGCCATCCCTACGGGTCTCCACAAGAACTGGATAGACCCCATGCCTGATT ATGAAGGAAGGCAGATTGCTGCCAACATGAGAGGCATCGGCGCTATGCCTGTCGATCTTCCAGAGTGGAAAAGATATGCCTTCGGAGGGAACCAGGTGTCGTATGGCAAGAAGACAGAACTGTCCAtcctgcagcagagagagagtctgCCTATCTTCAAGCTTAAGGCAGAGCTTGTTCAG GCTGTCCACGATAATCAGATCTTGATCGTAGTTGGAGAAACGGGGTCTGGTAAGACCACGCAGATCACTCAGTACCTGGCGGAGGCAGGCTACACCTCCCGGGGCAAGATCGGCTGCACGCAGCCCCGTCGTGTGGCCGCCATGTCAGTGGCCAAGAGAGTCTCTGAGGAGTATGGTTGCTGTCTAGGACAAGAG GTGGGTTACACGATTCGCTTTGAGGACTGCACCAGTACTGAGACAGTAATCAAGTACATGACCCACGGTATGCTACAAAGGGAGTGTCTGCTGGACCCAGACATGAGTCAGTATTCCCTCATTATGCTCGACGAGGCCCATGAGAGAACAATCCACACCGACGTGCTCTTCGGCCTGCTCAAGAAG ACGATACAGAAACGCAAGGACTTGAAACTGATCGTGTCCTCTGCTACACTGGACGCCGTGAAGTTCTCCCAGTATTTTTACGAAGCGCCCATCTTCACCATCCCTGGAAGGACTTTCCCGGTTGAGGTTCTCTACACCAAAGAACCTGAGACCGACTACATGGATGCCAGTCTCATCACTGTTATGCAGATCCATCTAACCGAGCCCCCAG GTGACGTCCTGGTGTTTCTGACTGGACAGGAAGAGATCGACACCGCTTGTGAGATCTTGTATGAGAGAATGAAGTCACTGGGGCCGAATGTTCCCGAGCTGATTATTCTGCCAGTGTACTCTGCCCTGCCCAGTGAGATGCAGACAAGAATCTTTGACCCGGCTCCCCTAGGCAGCAGAAAG GTCATCATTGCCACAAACATTGCTGAGACGTCTCTCACTATTGATGGAATCTACTACGTGGTGGATCCTGGCTTTGTTAAACAGATCGTGTATAATTCCAAGACGGGCATCGACCAGCTTGTGGTGACTCCAATATCACAG GCCCAGGCCAAGCAAAGGTCGGGTCGAGCCGGCCGAACAGGCCCAGGGAAGTGTTACAGGCTCTACACCGAGAGAGCCTACAGAGACGAGATGCTGACNNNNNNNNNNNNNNNNAACGTGCCTGAGATCCAGAGAACCAACTTGGCCAGCACTGTGCTGTCTCTGAAG GCCATGGGTATAAATGACCTCCTCGCTTTTAACTTCATGGACCCTCCACCCATGGAGACTCTGATCACAGCCATGGAGCAGCTCTACACNNNNNNNNNNCTGGATGATGAAGGCTTACTCACACGGCTGGGAAGAAGG ATGGCGGAGTTTCCTCTGGAGCCCATGCTGTGTAAGATGTTGATCATN NNNNNNNTCCATCTGggctgcagtgaagagatgcTCACCATCGTGTCAATGTTGTCTGTGCAGAACATCTTTTACAGACCAAAG GACAAACAGGCCCAGGCTgaccagaaaaagacaaagttcTTCCAGCTCGAGGGAGACCACCTTACGCTGCTGGCTGTCTACAACTCGTGGAAGAACAACAAGTTCTCCAACCCCTGGTGTTTCGAGAACTTCATCCAAGCCCGCTCCTTAAAGAGAGCGCAGGACATACGCAAGCAGATGATGAGCATCATGGACAG ACACAAGTTAGACGTCGTATCCTGTGGAGCAGCTACGGTGCGGGTCCAGAAAGCTATCTGCAGCGGTTTCTTCAGGAACACTGCCAGAAAGCACCCTCATGATGGGTACCGTACCCTGATTGACCAGCAGGTGGTGTACCTCCACCCCTCCAGCACTCTCTTCAACCGCCAGCCAGAATG GCTTGTGTACCATGAGTTGGTGCTGACCACCANNNNNNNNNNGCGGGAGGTGACCACCATCGACCCTCGCTGGCTGGTGGAGTTTGCGCCGGCTTTCTACAGAGTTGCCGATCCCACACGCCTCAGCAGGCAGAAGAGGCAACAGAAACTGGAGCCTCTCTACAACCGTTACGAGGAGCCCAACGCTTGGAGAATCTCCCGCGCGTTCAGACGACGCTAA